In Artemia franciscana chromosome 8, ASM3288406v1, whole genome shotgun sequence, a genomic segment contains:
- the LOC136029931 gene encoding putative ankyrin repeat protein RF_0381, which produces MCDNYDVNYSLIRAVRQGELERTKELINSFGLSYSKGWSEGYVLLRDALFNRKIEIAKLLLNHGCKVNSKNMSSDTPLHLAVDSSDTEVVEMILDKGAKINAVNKWGETALHCAIKNSDKNVEMTKLLLKHGSNVNVRTNYGTTPLHLAASRRCPQIVYYLLKHGADVNVIEDNGYTPLHCAAEKGSTEVVQLLLDNGANIDAKGEYNANVNLGTKKGDMPLCLSSLRGNVEICTMLLNKRANVNVKKNGGISALHIAAKNHHGNIVKLLLKYGARVNSQDDDGRTALHYACYNGHVEAVKELLEHGSDINITSKNGCTALDDNAAGIKSFYRDCNTYDSDASDYFDIYRAVFGGEITLKLIICLIVKMKTANLYVSEKNIQSMSTIRCGRIAQSIDLDDEWEMQDQYLRELARMRKEKIVNSNISFYDILVKGASSLAACMRNKNVVEISKTARYETQFPSYASIIKSQFRKGMERNNLLEPANRCFSSLFNGYTELPYECGEKILKYISNEDLKNLIDAFEPNYIS; this is translated from the coding sequence ATGTGTGATAACTATGATGTTAACTATAGTTTAATTCGGGCAGTTCGTCAAGGAGAACTGGAAAGAACAAAGGAGCTAATTAATTCGTTTGGGCTCTCTTACTCTAAAGGATGGTCAGAAGGATACGTATTACTTCGTGATGCTTTGTTCaacagaaaaatagaaattgctaaattgcttttaaatcACGGGTGTAaagtaaacagtaaaaacatgTCTTCTGACACGCCACTTCATTTGGCTGTTGATAGTAGTGATACAGAAGTTGTTGAAATGATTCTAGACAAAGGAGCCAAAATTAATGCAGTCAACAAATGGGGAGAAACTGCACTTCACTGTGCGATAAAAAACAGTGATAAAAACGTTGAAATGACCAAATTACTTCTAAAGCATGGAAGTAATGTTAACGTAAGAACAAATTATGGTACAactccacttcatttagcagcttctCGAAGATGCCCACAAATTGTTTATTATCTTTTGAAGCATGGAGCTGATGTTAATGTAATAGAAGATAATGGATATACACCTCTGCACTGTGCTGCTGAAAAGGGCAGTACAGAAGTTGTTCAGCTACTTTTGGACAATGGTGCTAATATTGATGCTAAAGGGGAATATAATGCAAATGTTAACCTGGGaacaaaaaaaggagacatgCCTCTGTGTCTCTCTTCTCTTAGAGGAAATGTAGAAATTTGCACAATGCTTCTGAATAAAAGAGCTAATGTAAATGTGAAGAAAAACGGTGGAATTTCTGCACTCCACATTGCAGCTAAAAATCATCACGGGAACATTGTAAAACTGTTGCTAAAATACGGTGCCAGAGTTAACTCTCAAGATGATGATGGTAGAACAGCCCTTCACTATGCTTGTTATAATGGGCATGTAGAAGCTGTTAAAGAGCTTCTGGAACATGGGTCTGACATAAACATTACGAGTAAAAATGGTTGTACAGCTCTTGATGACAATGCTGCTGGGATAAAGTCATTTTATAGAGACTGTAACACCTATGATTCTGATGCTTCTGATTACTTTGATATTTATCGTGCTGTTTTTGGGGGGGAAATAACTCTTAAGCTCATTATTTGTCTTATAGTTAAAATGAAAACGGCAAATTTATAtgtaagtgaaaaaaatatacaatcgATGAGTACAATAAGGTGTGGCAGAATTGCTCAATCCATTGATTTAGATGATGAATGGGAAATGCAGGATCAATACTTGAGAGAACTAGCAAGGATGAGGAAAGAGAAAATTGTTAATTccaatatttcattttatgaTATTTTGGTAAAAGGAGCAAGCTCGTTAGCAGCATGTATGAGGAATAAAAATGTAgtggaaatttcaaaaacagcAAGATACGAAACGCAATTTCCATCATATGCTAGCATAATAAAAAGTCAGTTTAGAAAGGGTATGGAAAGGAATAACTTACTTGAACCGGCCAATAGATGCTTTAGTTCTCTCTTTAACGGCTATACTGAGTTACCATATGAATGTGGTGAAAAgatattgaaatatataagtaatGAAGACTTGAAAAATTTGATAGATGCGTTTGAGCCTAATTATATCAGTTAA
- the LOC136030602 gene encoding craniofacial development protein 2-like, producing the protein MRTLDKFRIDIAGLSETRLTGFGTLNSETYHILYSGLETRKEAGVGMALSSRAKKCLVDWEPINERILRARFVTSQAKLTVIVVYAPTNDTVDQTKDDFYRVLSNVVAKAHRHDIVTLCGDFNAKVGSDASYAPAILGRHGLGEINDNGVRLIDFCATHELIVGAS; encoded by the coding sequence ATGAGGACCCTTGATAAGTTCCGTATTGACATTGCTGGACTCTCTGAGACCAGACTTACCGGTTTTGGTACTTTGAATAGTGAAACATACCATATTTTGTATTCTGGACTTGAAACTAGAAAAGAGGCAGGTGTTGGAATGGCATTAAGTAGTCGGGCCAAAAAATGCCTAGTGGACTGGGAACCTATTAACGAGCGAATCCTTCGGGCTCGCTTTGTCACTTCTCAGGCCAAATTGACAGTTATTGTTGTGTATGCCCCAACCAATGATACCGTTGATCAGACAAAGGATGATTTTTATCGCGTGTTGTCAAATGTTGTTGCTAAAGCGCATCGGCATGATATTGTGACTTTGTGTGGGGACtttaacgctaaagttggaaGTGATGCCTCCTATGCCCCAGCTATCCTTGGTAGGCATGGACTGGGGGAAATCAATGATAATGGCGTACGTTTAATTGACTTTTGTGCGACTCATGAACTTATCGTCGGCGCATCATAG